From the genome of Agromyces intestinalis:
CAAGGTCGACCAGGCGCTCGGCCGCATGGTGCCGATCCTCATCGGCTTCATGGCGAGCGTGCTCGGCATCGGCGGCATCGGCGAGAAGATCCGGTCGATCCTGAAGGCCATTCAGCGGCCCATCACCAAGGCCATCGACGCGATCATCAAGGGCGGGCTGAAGCTCGCGGGCCCGATCATCCGCGGCATCAAGGGCATCAGCACGCGGGTGAAGGCCAAGGTCGCCGCCGGCAAGGCGTGGGTGAAGGGCAAGGCCGAGGCGGGCAAGCAGTGGGTGAAGGGGAAGGTGGCCGATCTGCGCGGTGGCCGGGGATCGGTGCGCGAGGCACGCGACCGCGCGGATCGCGTACTGACCGCGCCCGGAGCCACGCTGGAATCGGTGCGCGGGGCGCTTCCGGCGATCAGGTCGGAGTATGGGCTCGCGCGGGCGGAGCTCGTCTCAGGGCGGGCGCCGAACACCTATCACGTGCACGTGCAACGCGAGGACGCGAACACCCCCGACCGACCGGTCGCTGCGCCCCCCGCCGCCGCGACCACCGCCGAGCAACTCGCCCGGGCGACCTCACTCGTCGGCACGTTGATCGTGATCGGCCGCACCCAGGAGGAGTGGGTCGTGGCGAAGGTCGACCGTGTCGACGCGGCGACACAGGTCGTCTACTGCTCGTTCGTCAAGAAGACCGGCCGAGGCCCGAAAGCCTCGACGTCGCTGGCCCGCGGATTCCCGGTCGCGAAGTTCCTGAAGAACCACGACGAGACGAAGGACGAGCTGCGGCCGCACACCGGCGGCATCCACAAGTCGAAGTACGTCGTGGAGGGTCCCCCGATGGGGAAGTTCTTCATCGCCCCCGAGTACAAGAAGAAGTGGCGGTCGCTCTTCTACGGCACCGACTACGGCCCGGTCGTCGATGCGATGAAGCTCCGGCGGCTCACCACGACCTACGGAGTCGGCGACGGGCTCCGGCACAAGGACGACGTCGGCAAGCATCCCGGTCAGAGGTGGTTCTACGAGAACGTCTGGTACGAGAACGTGCACAAGGGCGTCGGCGAAGCCACCCTCGACCACGATCCGACCGTCGTCAGCCATTTCAACGGAGCCGGCAAGAACACCGATCAGGCGACCCGGAAGGCCTGGTACGGGCAGGGGAAGTTCGAGATCGTGCCGCGCTCGGTGAACAGTTCGTGGGGCAGCGAGAACGAGGACACCCAGTCGCGCGAGAAGGTCGACTGGGATGCCGGCGTCGGGATGGACTTCCGCGGGCCGGGCGAGAGTGCGTGAGCTCACGGATGCCTCGCTCGCGTGTCTGCCTGAGGCGGCCGGAAAACCGGATGAGCCGCGTCATCCCCCGATACAGATGGGAGAGCCCGGCTCATCCTGCTTTCGGTGTGGGTACTGGATGCCTCGGGCTGCGTGCGCCCGAGGCATCCAGCTCGCTCGCGGAACCGAGCGACCCAGAGCGCGCGAGCGCTACCCCCGCAGCGCCTCGCTGAACTTCACCCGCGCGCCGGTGCGCAGCAGCGAGTTGCGGTACATCCGCTCGCCGATGAGCACCGCGAGCACGGTCGTCGCAATGAGGATCACGAGCGAGAGGATCGGCTCCCACCACTCGGCCTGCTCGAGGAAGATCCGCACGGGCATGCCGATCGGGGCGGAGAACGGCACGTAGCTCATGATCGTGAGCACGGTCGGGTTGTCGTTGAGGAATACGACGAGGAAGTAGGGGATCATCACGAGCATGGTCACGGGCGTGGTCACATTGCCCACGTCTTCGGCCCGCGACACGGTCGCCGCCGTCGCCGCGAACAGGGCCGCGAGCATCACGAACCCGATCGCGAAGAACACCACGAACCAGACCACCGACGGTCCGAGACCGCCGAGCAGCACGCGCTGCCCGGTCACGGCGAGCCCGAGGATCGCGAGCGCGGCGATCGCGATGATCTGCCCGAACGCCATCACGCTGTTGCCGATCACCTTGCCGGTGAGCAGCGCCCGCGCCGACACCGCCGACAGCAGGATCTCGATGATGCGGGTCTGCTTCTCCTCCACCACCGACTGCGCGATGGTCGACCCGAACGTGATCGCCGAGAAGAAGAACACGATGCCGAAGCCGAGCGCGACGAAGTAGGCGAGCAGCGGGTCGGCAGGTGCCGGGTCGAGCACGGCGAACGGCGGCGTGATCGCGAGCGCCTGCACGACGCTGCGCGGCGCCTGGTCGATGCCGACCACGGTCACGTCGAACGCGGCGGACGACGCGGCCTGCGAGGCATCCGCGCCGCTGGTCACGGTCGTCGCGTCATCGAGCAGGCCGGATGACTCGACCAGCGCCGTGGGCGCCACGATCGCGTCGACGTCGCCGTCGCGCAGCAACTGCTCGGCCGCGTCGAGGTCGGCGGCGGGCTCCGAGCGCAGGCCGGTCGCGGCGACCGCGTCGGATGCCTCGCCGACGACGGCGACCTTCGGCGGCTCCTGGTTGGCGCTCACGAGCGAGCCGATCACGACCGATGCGAGCACGGCGAGCATGAGCACGAGCGTCGAGATGACGAACGCCTTGCTGCGCAGCCGCGACATGATCTCGCGCGACGCGACGAGCCCGACGGTTTCGCTGAAACGCGGCTCGTGCTGCTCCTTCTGCACTGAAACGGCGGTGCTCATTGCACGACCTCCTTGAAGATCTGGGCGAGCGTGGTCTGCTCGCGGGTGAAGCTGACGACCTCGCCGCGGCGCACGGCCTCTTCGAGCACCGCCTGCCGCGAGGCATCCGATTCGGGTTCGAAGAGCGCCCATCCGCCGTCGAAGCCGACCACCTCGACGCCGGGCACGTCGCGCACCCAGCCGGCGTCGCCGCCGGTGAGCAGCTCCCAGCGAGCGGTGCCGTGCTCCTCGCGGAGGGCGTCGCGTGCACCTGCGGCGGCGATGCGCCCGTCGGCGATGATCACGAGGTCGTCGCAGATGCGCTCGACCACGTCGAGCTGGTGGCTCGAGAACAGCACGGGCGCGCCCTGCGCGGCGGCGTCGGCGAGCACGCCCTGCACGACGTCGACCGCCATCGGGTCGAGGCCCGAGAACGGCTCGTCGAGGATCAGCAGGTCGGGCCGGTGCACGAGCGCGGCGGCGATCTGCGCGCGTTGCTGGTTGCCGAGCGAGAGCGACTCGACGGTGTCGTCCAATCGCTCCTCGAGCCCGAGCCGCTCGAGCAGCTCGGTCGCGTTGCGTCGGGCCGCCGCGGTCGACCAGCCGTGCAGGCGGGCGAGGTAGACCGTCTGCTCGAGCACCTTCATCTTGGGGTAGAGGCCACGCTCCTCGGGCATGTAGCCGAAACGGCGCCGGTCGGTCGCGGTGACGGTGCGGCCGTCGAGGCGCACCGCACCGGCATCGGCCGCGAGCACGCCGAGGACGATGCGCATGGTCGTGGTCTTGCCGGCGCCGTTGCCGCCGACGAAGCCGGTGAGCCGGCCGTCGCCGACGGCGAAGCTGACGCCGTCGAGCGCGAGGCGGTCGCCGTAGCGCTTGGTGAGTCCGTCGAGTTCGAGCATGGATGTCACGGTACGGATGCCTCGCGGGCGAGGCATCCGTCGCGTGGGGGGTCTTCGGAGGCGGTGTCGGATGTCGCGTGGCGCGCGATGCGGTCGCCTCCGCCGCGCGGGGGAGCCGCGAGGCATCCGGGGGGTTCCCGATGTCGGAGGTGCTGGCTACGCTCGCAGGATGACCGAGGCGACCACCTCGAACCCTTCCGCCGGCGAGACGCCCCCGACGGGGATGCGCACCTTCGTGCAGGTGCTCGTGAACACGCTCATCGCGAACGTGACCACGAGCTTCCTGTGGTTCGCGCTGACGTTCTGGGTGTACCTCGAGACGCGGTCCGTGCTCGCGACCGGCATCATCGGCGGCGCGTACATGCTGCTCGTCGCGGTGTTCGGCATCCTGTTCGGCACGCTCGTCGACCGGTACCGCAAGCACCGGGTGATGCTCGTGTCGAGCATCGTCACGTTCGCCGCGTTCGCGGCGGCGGGCGGGCTCTACCTCGCACAGCCCGAGGAGGCGCTCGTCGACCTCGGCGGGCCGTGGTTCTGGGTGTTCACCGGGGTGATCCTGTTCGGTGCGGTCGTCGAGAACCTGCGCAACATCGCGCTGTCGACCACCGTGACGTTGCTCGTGCCGGTCGAGCGGCACGCGAACGCGAACGGCCTGGTCGGCACGGTACAGGGGCTCGCGTTCATCGTGACGAGCGTCTTCTCGGGGCTGGCGATCGGGCTGCTCGGCATGGGGTGGACGCTGGTCATCGCGATCGGGTTCACGCTGCTCGCGCTCGTGCACCTCGCGTTCGTGCGCATTCCCGAGGCGAAGCCCGAGCCAGCCGAGGGAGAGCACGCGTCGACGTTCGACCTGCGCGGCAGCATCAGAGCTATCAAGGCCGCGTCGGGGCTGTTCGCGCTCATCATCTTCTCGACGTTCAACAACCTCATCGGCGGCGTCTACATGGCGCTCATGGATCCGTACGGCCTCGAGCTGTTCCCGGTCGAGATCTGGGGCATCGTGCTCGCGGTCACCGCGACCGGGTTCCTGATCGGCGGAGCCGTCGTGGCGAAGGTCGGGCTCGGCCGCAACCCCATCCGCACGATGCTGTGGCTCGTCGTCATCATGGGCGTGCTCGGCTCGCTGTTCACGCTGCGCGACTGGTGGTGGCTGTACGCCGGCGGCATCTGGCTGTACATGATGCTCATCCCCGCGGTGGAGGCGGCCGAGCAGACCGTCATCCAGAAGGTGGTGCCTTTCCGCACGCAGGGGCGGGTGTTCGGGTTCGCGCAGGCGTTCGAGGCGGCGGCTGCGCCGATCACGGCGTTCCTCATCGCGCCGATCGCCGAGTTCTGGATCATCCCCTACATGGAGGGCGCCGACGGGCAGAGTACGTGGGGCTGGCTGCTCGGTGACGGCGCCGCACGTGGCATCGCGCTGGTGTTCGTGTTCGCCGGACTGGTGATGGTGGTGCTCGCGCTCGCCGCGTTCACGACGAAGTCGTATCGCGTGCTGTCGGCGCGGTACGAGTCGGCCCCGGGGGATGCGCCCGGAGCCGAGCCGGGGGCCGAGCCTGCTGCCTCCGCGACAGACATCGTCGACGAAGGCGCAGACGAGGTGGAGGCCGGTCGGTGACCTCAAGACGCGGTGCGCAGCCTGCGCACCGCGCTCCTGATGCGCGAGCTCGGCTGATCGCCGCGCGCTCGATGAAGGTGACCGGATGCGAGTATCGCACCCGCCCCTGACCCGGTCACGTCGGTGCCGGGTCAGCCCTGCGGCCGCACGACCCCGTGCTCGTAGGCGTAGACGACGGCGTGCACGCGGTCGCGCAGGCCGAGCTTCTGCAGCACGTTCGACACGTGCGTCTTCACCGTCGCCTCGCCGACCCACAGGCGGGCGGCGATCTCGGCGTTCGAGATGCCGAGCGCGAGCAGTTCGAGCACCTCGCGCTCGCGGTCGGTGAGCGCGGCGAGTGCCGGGTGGGCTCCAGCCTCGGCGAGTGTTTCCGTTGGTGCATTCGGTTTCCGATCCGGCGGAAACGCGGTGCGCGAACGGAAACGCTCGACGTCGGGCTCGGGCGTGCGCGCGGTGACGTCGGGGTCGGGCGTGCGCGCGGTGCGGCGCGCGGCGGCGGCGATCACGCTGCGGGTCACGTCGGGCGAGAGCAGGGCGTCGCCGCGGGCGACCACTTGCACCGCCTCGATGAGCTGCTCGGGGCTCGAGTTCTTGAGCAGGAACCCGCTCGCGCCGGCCTCGAGCGCGTCGAACAGGTAGTCGTCGCGGTTGAACGTGGTCAGGACGAGCACGGCCGGCCGATGGCCGCCATCGGCGACGATCCGCCTGGTCGCGGTGAGTCCGTCGACACCGGGCATCTGCACATCCATGCAGACGACGTCGGGGTCGAGCCTGCCGACCGCATCGATCGCCGCGGCGCCGTCGTCGGCCTCGCCGACCACCTCGATGCCGGGCTCCGAGTCGAGGATGGTGCGGAACCCAGCGCGCACGAGCGCCTGGTCGTCGACCACGAGCACGCGAATCGTCACGCCTGGACCCCCTGCGAGGCATCCGACTGCGAGGCATCCGGCTGCGAGACATCCGGCCGCGACGCACGGGTCTGCGGCGCGGCCGAGGCAGCGGCATCCGCCCGCCGAAGCGGCAGTGTCGCGCGCACGAGGTAGCCGCCGCGATGACGCGGCCCCAGCTCGAGCTCGCCGCCGACCGCGGCGACCCGCTCGCGCATGCCAGCCTGACCGAGGCCGCCCCCGGCCGCCGGCGCGCCGGCGCCGCCGATCACGGTGGCGCGGCCCAGCCCGGTGTCGGTCACCTCGACCTCGACGGATGCCTCGCTCCACCGCACCCGAAGGTCGGCGGTCGCACCCGCACCGGCGTGCTTGCGCACGTTCGTGAGGGCCTCCTGCGCGATGCGATACGCGGTGAGCCCGACCAGTGCGCCAGCATCGCTCGGCTCGCCGATCACGCGGAAGCCCGTCGGCACCCCTGCGTCGGTCGTCGCGTCGGCGAGCGCGGCGAGGTCGGCGAAGCCGCGGGCGACCGCCTCGGTCGGGCCGGTCACGGTCGAGACATCGCTGACGGCGGCCTCCGCGACATCCGAGTCGCCGTGTCGCAGCGTGCCGAGCAGGCCATGCAGTTCGGCGATCGCTTCGCGCGCGCTCGACTCGATCGCGGTGAGCGAGGCGGCCGCCGCCTCGGGGTCGCGGGCGAGCACCCGCCGGGCGGCGCCCGCCTGCACGCCGATCACCGACACGTGGTGAGCGACCACGTCGTGCAATTCGCGGGCGATGCGCAGCCGCTCGAGCTCGACCGCCTGCGCCCGGCTGCGCTCGCGCTCGGCGGCGAGCTCGGCGGTGCGCTGCTCGAGCGACGCGCGCGAGCGGGCCGACCGGAACGCGGTGTCGCCGAAGTACCAGGCGCCGCCGAAGTACAGCAGGTTCGTGACGATGTTGATGAGCGCGAACGCGACGTACGGCGACACGATGCCGCCATCGGCTTCGCGCGAGAGCTCGGGCAGGTGGTCGGGCACGTTCGAGGCGATGATGAGCCCCCAGAACAGCCACACCAGCATGGTCACGACGATGAGCACGCGTGTGATGAGCGCCCACCGACGGCGTCGGCTCCAGGCGCCGACCGTGTAGATCGCGATGAACAGGTCGATGTTCGAGAACAGCGGCTCGGCGAGCTGGGCGACCGCGCCGGCGAAGAAGACCGCCGTGAGCACGAGCGCGACGATCTCGGGAACGACGCGGCGAGCGGCGAGCGGCAGCGCCATGCCTGCGCACCAGAGCATCGCGAGCCAGAGCGGCGACGGATCCTCCCAGAAGCCCGCAGTGCGGTAGAGCAGGGTGCTCAGGAAGGTTCCCGCGAACAGCACGACTGCAAGCAGCACGTCGTTGCGCACCTGCGTGCGCGTGGGGCGGGGGCGCAGCCAGTCGGCGTCGTCGGCGGTTCGGGCGCGCGCGGTCGGCGTGGCCGGCGTGCTCGCCGTGGCCGGCGCGGCGGTTCGGGCCTGCGCGGCCGGGTCGCCGGGTGCGGCCGGGTCGACGGGCGCGGCGGTGGCAGGACGGGCGGTCACTCCGTTCACGCTAGCCGCCGCGCGAGCGCGAGGCATCCGTCACGCGACGGATGTCCCGGCGCCCGCCCCGCGCCCGCCGCGCAGGCTCTCGCGAGTGTTTCCGTTTGCGCACTGCGTTTCCCGAAGACCGGAAACCGAGTGCGCAAACGGAAACACTCGCGGGAGGGCGGAGGGAGGGACGGGCGGGAGGGCGGAGGGAGGGACGGGCGGGAGGGCGGAGGGAGGGACGGGCGGGAGGGCGGAGGGACGGGCGGACTGACGGGTGGGACGCGGCCCGCTACGCTCGTGAGCCATGACCGCCCCTGCGTCGAAGCCCGCCCCGCCGACGACCTCGGCCGCCCCCGCGAACCTGCGCCTGCGCGACCGCCCCATCGACATCTTCTTCGTCGTCGTGTTCAGCCTGTTCATCGTGACGAGCTCGATCGCCGACATGGTGCCCACCCTCGGCATCGACTTCAACCAGCCGTCGCCGAACTTCATCGTGAACTCGAACTGGTGGTACGCGCACGACACCGACCCCCTGTTCCAGAACCCGCCGGTGTGGATGCGCATCGTCACGGGTCTCAGCGCCTTCGTGTACCTCGCGTTCTACCTGGTGCTCGTGCCAGCGCTGATCAAGGGCTGGAATTGGATCCAGCTGCCCGCCGTCATCTACGCGACCATGATCGCGTCGATCACGGGCATCATCGTGTTCGGCGTCGAGTTCTTCGGCGAGCCCGAGTGGGTCACCCCGAACCCGGCGAAGTTCCTCGCGTTCAACCTGCCGTACGTGCTCATCCCGATCCTGCTGCTGATCCGGATGCGCAAGCCGATGCCGTTCACCCGGAGGTTCTGATGACGGATGCCGCGACCGACGACGAGCCGATCCGCCCCGAGGTGCCGCCGTCGGGCGAGGGGTGCGTCGAGTGCCTCGAGCTGCCCGACGGCTGGTGGTTCCACCTGCGCCGCTGCGCGGCGTGCGGGCACATCGGATGCTGCGACTCTTCGCCCGGGCAGCATGCCACCCGGCACGCGCATGAGGCGGGGCATCCCGTAGCCCAGTCATTCGAGCCGGGCGAAGACTGGATGTGGGATTACGCGCGGAACGAACCCGTCGAATCCGTCGAGCTCGCCCCGCCGACGAGCCACCCCGAGGGGCAGCGCCCGCCGTCGCCCCGCAACCGTGTGCCCGACGACTGGCGCGAGCAGTTGCACCAGCTCGGCTGACGCACCCACCCCGCTGGTCGAGTAGCGCGCGACGAAGGAGCACGCGTATCGAGACCTGGTGACCGCGTGCTGGGTCGCGTGGTCTCGAGACGGTCGCTTCGCTCCCTACTCGACCAGCGGAGGGCGAGATGGTCAGCGGCGCTCGCGCTCGGCGGCCTCGGCTTCGAGGAGCTCGACGATGCGGTCGTTCGAGTCGCGGATGGTGCGCAGCGAACCCGTGATCGAGATCGTGCCGAGCACGAAGACGAGCAGTACCCCGAGCAGCATCCATTCCATGCATGGAGCGCAGCCGACCGGGTGCCTCGTCAGGCAGCCTGCCCCCACACGAACCCGTCGGGGTCGGTGAAGGTCGCGCCCTCGCGCGATGCGATGCGGATGCGGTGCGAACCAGTACCGGCCTCGTCGACGCCCGCGTCTTTCGCGAGCGCACGGCGCTTGTAGACGCCGAGCTTGACGGCAGTACCCGGCAGGTCGAACTCGGCGTACGACCCGAAGCTCTTGCCCAGCTTCAGCCCATGATCGACGTAGAACCGCTTGGTGGCCGTCACGTCCTCCGCCCCGAGCAGCAGCACGATCGAATCGACGGCGCCGGTCGCGGGGGTCGTGTCCTTCTTCGCGGTGGTCGCGATCTTCCAGATCGCGCCGTCGGGCGCTTGCACGGTCGCGCCGACGCCCCACAGGTTCTTCGCGATGGGCTTCACGACGGTCGCACCCGCTGCGACGGCGCGGTCGACGAGCAGGCGCACGTCGCCGGGCCGCGGGACGGTGAGCGAGAGCGTGTAGCCGCGGAACCCGCTCGTCGGGGCATCCGTCTCGATGACGCGGATGCGCTCGCCGAGCCCGAAGGCCTCGGCGTAGAACCGCTCGGCGACGACCGGGTCGGTCGCCTCGATGCTGACGGAATCGATGCTGGTGATGGTGGTGATGGTGTCCATGCAGGCAACGCTACGAACCGGGCGCGCGCGGCCGCTTCTCGATTCCTGACCGCTTGCGCGAGCCGGTTCGGCAGCCCGTACGACTCCGGCATGAAGTTCGCCTACGACGCGTGGATGACCGGCTACTCCTTCGTCTTCACCGGCGCGACGCGCGGCAACAGGTACTTGCCGGCGAGCCATCCGATGAGGCCGGTGACCAACCAGACGACGACCGCGGCGAGCACCCACGGGGCGATGCCGTCGAAGGCGAGCCCGTCGCCGATCAGCGTCGCGAGCCAGAGCGCGACCGCCGTCGAGATGAGCCCGGCGGCGCCCGCGACCGCGGGCGCGCCCCGGCGGAACAACTTCTCGACGAGCCAGGCGACGAACGCCTGCACGATCGCGAACACCACGATCGCGACGATGAAGCCCGCCCAGTGCAGGTGCATGCCCGGCACGAGCAGCGCGGCGAGCAGCAGGGCGACCGCGGCCAACCCCAGGAAGACGGCGAGACGGATCAAGACCCTGATCATGGATCGAGGCTAGCGGCCGACCCCCTCCGTGAGCAGGTGCCTCGCGGGTGCGCATCCAGGACCTGAGATCGCCGATTGCCGAGCGCAACCCCCGCTGTCCCCTTTGCGGGGGGCACGCCGATCTGCTTACACTGCCCGGAATGTCTTCGCGCCCATCGCCTCGTCGTCTCGCCGTCATCGGCGCGGCGACGCTCGCGCTGCTGTGCGGGGCCGGGTTCGCGATCGGCGCGCACGCCGCCTTCGGCGACCACGATGGCCCGGCCGTGCTGATGGCGCATCCGGGAGTGCTGCCGTGGGAGCGGGATGCGGTGTCCTCGCGGCCCGGCGACGGCGAGCCCCGTCAGATCGATGCGGCCCCGGGCACCGACCCGACCGATCCGCCTGGGGCGACCGCCGAGCCCACCCCGAGCCCCGGGCCGACGCCGAACCCCTCGACACCTCCGACTCCCGCGCCGGCTCCGGGCCCGACTCCCGGCCCTTCACCCGACGAGACGCCGGCCCCGACGCCCACGCCGGCTCCGACGCATCCGCCCGTGTCGACCGACCCGACCGACCCGATGTCGCCGAAGTACAACCCGTACACGACGCCGGGCGACCCCGCCTACGTGACCGACGACGCGAAGTCGGCCTGGCTCGGCCGCCAGACCGTCGTGCGCCAGTGCATGACCGACGCCGGCTTCGACTACCTCGACTGGCTCTGGTGGGAGGGCGGCAGCCCCATGCCGCAGGGCCTCGACGCCGACGCCGAAGCGGCGTGGATGCACGCGCTGCGCGGCGACGGGTCACAGGAGGGTGACTGGCAGTCCGCCGGATGCGAGGGTGCCGCGTGGCACGCCGCCGACGAGGCCGCGGCCGCGGGCGCGCCGCTCACCGCGCCGGTTCCGCCGCCCTCGACTGGCCCGACGCCGCGTGAGCGGTGGCTCGGATTCCAGGACGCGGTGCGCGCGTGCATGACCGACGCCGGCTACGAGTACCGCTACTGGGAGTTCTGGAACCCCGCGTACGCCGGCACCGACGGCCCCGCCGCGATGCCGCCCGGCCTCGACGACGCGCAACGCGCGGCGTGGACGACCGCCGCGTTCGGCTCGCCCGACGGCAGCGGCGGGTCGCTCGACGGCGGCGGATGCTGGACGACCGGCGCCGACGCGACCGGCTACGCCGAGTTCGGCTGACCCCGGGCGACGCCGCCAGCGACGCGGGAGCCTACTTGCGCTGCGTGCGCTCGACCGACATGGTGAGCACGACCCGGTCGGCCTTGTCCGCGGGCGCGGGCGTTTCGGGATCGCCGTAGCGCGTGCCGAGCCGCACGTAGAACTCGCCCGTCGGGTCGGGGGTGACGTCGACGAGCTTGCCGCGCACCTCGAGGAACCGCATCGGGTCGTCGGGGTCGATGACGAGCAGGCTCATCGCCGGGTTGTGCTGCAGGTTGCGGTACTTCGCCCGGTACGTCGTGTGGGTGAACCGGATGACGTCGTCGGCCGGGTCGTACTCGAACCACATCGGGTTGACCTGCACGGTGTCGTTCGGCTTGATCGTGCCGAGCGCGCCGAACAGCGGGCGCTCGAGCAGGTCGGTCAGGTCATCGGGGATCACGGTCATGCTCGTCCTCCTGTCGGGGCGCGCGGCGTCGCGCGCACTCCCTTCGACAACGCGTGGATGCCTCAAAGCATGCCCGCCCCGCCCCCCTCGCTCGCAACCCGCGCCGATCGGACGGGTTTCGGCGTCTTCGCGAGCCGGCTGGCGCCGAAACGCGTCCAATCGGTGGAGGGGGCGTGAGGAAGGGGGAAGGGCGGAGGGGGAAGGGCGGAGGGGGAAGGGGGCAGGGGGAAGGGCAGGGGTTCAGGCGGTGAGGGTGGTGACGGTGCCGTTCAGGTCGGCGGCCGGCGCATCCCAGAGCGCGACGACGGATGCCGCGAGCGGCCCCTCGAGGCCCGCCAGCGATCGCACCCGGAACGTCACGGCGGCGGCCGCGGCATCCGACCCCGCGAAGCCGTGCGCGAGCGCCTGCATCCAGGTCTCGCAAGCCGCCTTCACCGTGGCGTAGTTCGCGCCGCCCGCCGTCAGCGCGCCGACCGAGGTCGACGACACGATCGCGATGCGACCGGCGGGCGAGTTCACGAGGTCGTCCCAGAAGGCGCGGCTCACGAAGCGCAGCGCGGTGAGCGAGCGCTCGATCGCCCGGTAGTCCTCGTCGCTCTGGGTGAGGATGCCGCCGCCGCCGCGC
Proteins encoded in this window:
- a CDS encoding ABC transporter permease yields the protein MSTAVSVQKEQHEPRFSETVGLVASREIMSRLRSKAFVISTLVLMLAVLASVVIGSLVSANQEPPKVAVVGEASDAVAATGLRSEPAADLDAAEQLLRDGDVDAIVAPTALVESSGLLDDATTVTSGADASQAASSAAFDVTVVGIDQAPRSVVQALAITPPFAVLDPAPADPLLAYFVALGFGIVFFFSAITFGSTIAQSVVEEKQTRIIEILLSAVSARALLTGKVIGNSVMAFGQIIAIAALAILGLAVTGQRVLLGGLGPSVVWFVVFFAIGFVMLAALFAATAATVSRAEDVGNVTTPVTMLVMIPYFLVVFLNDNPTVLTIMSYVPFSAPIGMPVRIFLEQAEWWEPILSLVILIATTVLAVLIGERMYRNSLLRTGARVKFSEALRG
- a CDS encoding ABC transporter ATP-binding protein, giving the protein MLELDGLTKRYGDRLALDGVSFAVGDGRLTGFVGGNGAGKTTTMRIVLGVLAADAGAVRLDGRTVTATDRRRFGYMPEERGLYPKMKVLEQTVYLARLHGWSTAAARRNATELLERLGLEERLDDTVESLSLGNQQRAQIAAALVHRPDLLILDEPFSGLDPMAVDVVQGVLADAAAQGAPVLFSSHQLDVVERICDDLVIIADGRIAAAGARDALREEHGTARWELLTGGDAGWVRDVPGVEVVGFDGGWALFEPESDASRQAVLEEAVRRGEVVSFTREQTTLAQIFKEVVQ
- a CDS encoding MFS transporter, with the translated sequence MTEATTSNPSAGETPPTGMRTFVQVLVNTLIANVTTSFLWFALTFWVYLETRSVLATGIIGGAYMLLVAVFGILFGTLVDRYRKHRVMLVSSIVTFAAFAAAGGLYLAQPEEALVDLGGPWFWVFTGVILFGAVVENLRNIALSTTVTLLVPVERHANANGLVGTVQGLAFIVTSVFSGLAIGLLGMGWTLVIAIGFTLLALVHLAFVRIPEAKPEPAEGEHASTFDLRGSIRAIKAASGLFALIIFSTFNNLIGGVYMALMDPYGLELFPVEIWGIVLAVTATGFLIGGAVVAKVGLGRNPIRTMLWLVVIMGVLGSLFTLRDWWWLYAGGIWLYMMLIPAVEAAEQTVIQKVVPFRTQGRVFGFAQAFEAAAAPITAFLIAPIAEFWIIPYMEGADGQSTWGWLLGDGAARGIALVFVFAGLVMVVLALAAFTTKSYRVLSARYESAPGDAPGAEPGAEPAASATDIVDEGADEVEAGR
- a CDS encoding response regulator, with translation MTIRVLVVDDQALVRAGFRTILDSEPGIEVVGEADDGAAAIDAVGRLDPDVVCMDVQMPGVDGLTATRRIVADGGHRPAVLVLTTFNRDDYLFDALEAGASGFLLKNSSPEQLIEAVQVVARGDALLSPDVTRSVIAAAARRTARTPDPDVTARTPEPDVERFRSRTAFPPDRKPNAPTETLAEAGAHPALAALTDREREVLELLALGISNAEIAARLWVGEATVKTHVSNVLQKLGLRDRVHAVVYAYEHGVVRPQG
- a CDS encoding sensor histidine kinase, translating into MTARPATAAPVDPAAPGDPAAQARTAAPATASTPATPTARARTADDADWLRPRPTRTQVRNDVLLAVVLFAGTFLSTLLYRTAGFWEDPSPLWLAMLWCAGMALPLAARRVVPEIVALVLTAVFFAGAVAQLAEPLFSNIDLFIAIYTVGAWSRRRRWALITRVLIVVTMLVWLFWGLIIASNVPDHLPELSREADGGIVSPYVAFALINIVTNLLYFGGAWYFGDTAFRSARSRASLEQRTAELAAERERSRAQAVELERLRIARELHDVVAHHVSVIGVQAGAARRVLARDPEAAAASLTAIESSAREAIAELHGLLGTLRHGDSDVAEAAVSDVSTVTGPTEAVARGFADLAALADATTDAGVPTGFRVIGEPSDAGALVGLTAYRIAQEALTNVRKHAGAGATADLRVRWSEASVEVEVTDTGLGRATVIGGAGAPAAGGGLGQAGMRERVAAVGGELELGPRHRGGYLVRATLPLRRADAAASAAPQTRASRPDVSQPDASQSDASQGVQA
- a CDS encoding EXPERA domain-containing protein; the encoded protein is MTAPASKPAPPTTSAAPANLRLRDRPIDIFFVVVFSLFIVTSSIADMVPTLGIDFNQPSPNFIVNSNWWYAHDTDPLFQNPPVWMRIVTGLSAFVYLAFYLVLVPALIKGWNWIQLPAVIYATMIASITGIIVFGVEFFGEPEWVTPNPAKFLAFNLPYVLIPILLLIRMRKPMPFTRRF
- a CDS encoding UBP-type zinc finger domain-containing protein encodes the protein MTDAATDDEPIRPEVPPSGEGCVECLELPDGWWFHLRRCAACGHIGCCDSSPGQHATRHAHEAGHPVAQSFEPGEDWMWDYARNEPVESVELAPPTSHPEGQRPPSPRNRVPDDWREQLHQLG
- a CDS encoding glyoxalase: MDTITTITSIDSVSIEATDPVVAERFYAEAFGLGERIRVIETDAPTSGFRGYTLSLTVPRPGDVRLLVDRAVAAGATVVKPIAKNLWGVGATVQAPDGAIWKIATTAKKDTTPATGAVDSIVLLLGAEDVTATKRFYVDHGLKLGKSFGSYAEFDLPGTAVKLGVYKRRALAKDAGVDEAGTGSHRIRIASREGATFTDPDGFVWGQAA
- a CDS encoding phage holin family protein; this encodes MIRVLIRLAVFLGLAAVALLLAALLVPGMHLHWAGFIVAIVVFAIVQAFVAWLVEKLFRRGAPAVAGAAGLISTAVALWLATLIGDGLAFDGIAPWVLAAVVVWLVTGLIGWLAGKYLLPRVAPVKTKE
- a CDS encoding PPOX class F420-dependent oxidoreductase codes for the protein MTVIPDDLTDLLERPLFGALGTIKPNDTVQVNPMWFEYDPADDVIRFTHTTYRAKYRNLQHNPAMSLLVIDPDDPMRFLEVRGKLVDVTPDPTGEFYVRLGTRYGDPETPAPADKADRVVLTMSVERTQRK
- a CDS encoding SDR family NAD(P)-dependent oxidoreductase; amino-acid sequence: MTDAGLPEPVEGKAPGVVGRTVLIAGATSASGRAVAAALLEAGARVIAVGSDRARIEELETDLPGLVGEVADLTDEDEVLELAMRVHAAVGDVDGVIPLVGGWRGGGGILTQSDEDYRAIERSLTALRFVSRAFWDDLVNSPAGRIAIVSSTSVGALTAGGANYATVKAACETWMQALAHGFAGSDAAAAAVTFRVRSLAGLEGPLAASVVALWDAPAADLNGTVTTLTA